One window of the Zea mays cultivar B73 chromosome 3, Zm-B73-REFERENCE-NAM-5.0, whole genome shotgun sequence genome contains the following:
- the LOC103651305 gene encoding uncharacterized protein isoform X2, protein MPNLLSFLKHDDPATVKQSIASGTNLFPAVLEEMTLQVNKCGKLETWLEDMWACMKQFKDAVCGVMNEPGPIATKLLALKFVETWILCCTPQANSDQVQPTEGKNWRFDTSRSSQFHPSLDPAILEADAHRALLLLLDILRTAYAHRGSFLVGTINSLAAVVKIRPIYYDRVLPVLLDFDPGLETAKGAHSASLRYAVRAAFLGFLRSPHQAMIESKDILVRRLRVLSPGEAMEQNIRQAEKMSRNIERASRASKDESTSWEMPYGDINRKKPAVRSSDTFTTSDGIAKRARFDMSATSNLPVLGLSDYSDMQADNDASVGHSSDPAILNNEVSPVEKMIEMIGALLAEGERGAESLGILVSTVEADVMADIVIETMKHLPEASFHLATNNGVQQLNFKYSSGLVTQNLPANSDSTLFTAQSTPTADGVSISPSDAFVMTSVHDAKRDPRRDPRRLDPRRIVSSSAVNSIQVKMETNSVHQTDNLSNTLYSNSRKAENYSDYQGDLHKNEGEQQSASQPNQTIAKDKLELLDVVTEPEPTFEVEAPVDVRIHSSDVDEDIVKPMSSVVNSLDESDSMDLEVDPFLPAPKAPTPDDTNDDLPIITSQLELSEKGKISINKLAIGRILDDYKKNSFNARFSLLAHLIAQSAADDNIMDLIQRHIIFHSHDQEGYELAMHVLYQLQSISVANSPESSTSTSKHYEKFFISLARSLIDSLPASDKSFSKLLCDAPYLPESLFRLLEDLCMSEDNSQQLKDGDGDRVTQGLGTVWSLILGRPPLRHVCLDIALKCAAHSQDEVRGKAVRLVAKRLYDLTYATEKIEQFAIESLVGVANEHTVDTDINSKSLKESTAEQIEVGSQGTSVSGSQIPDTEFSENGPFKTSSVSTKQSAVSVSEAKRRTSLFFALCTKRSSLLQHLFNAYGRSPKVVKQCIHWHMPNLIRNLGPSCPELLNIIHNPPEGSEHLITLTLQTLTEDSNPSADLVAAVKQLYNTKLKDASILIPLLPSFPKEEVLPIFPRLVDLPLERFQDVLARILQGTAHTGPALTPAEVLIAIHDINPEKDKVALKKVTDACTACFEQRTVFTQQVLEKSLNQLVDRIPIPLLFMRTVIQALDAFPALVDFVMGILSRLIDKQIWKMPKLWVGFLKLSFQTQPRSFDVLLQLPPPQLEFMLNKYPNLRTPLSSFVNQRNMHNTLPRQILNILGIFSETQQAPMAFVTATLQTADATTSLPGATLM, encoded by the exons ATGCCAAATTTGCTGTCATTTTTGAAGCATGATGATCCTGCGACTGTTAAGCAATCTATAGCTAGTGGGACAAATTTATTTCCTGCTGTATTGGAAGAGATGACACTACAG GTTAACAAGTGCGGAAAACTTGAAACTTGGCTTGAAGACATGTGGGCTTGTATGAAGCAGTTCAAAGATGCAGTCTGTGGTGTGATGAATGAG CCAGGCCCTATTGCAACTAAACTACTTGCTCTAAAGTTTGTGGAAACATGGATTTTGTGTTGCACACCTCAAGCCAACAGTGACCAAGTACAGCCAACTGAGG GAAAAAACTGGAGATTTGATACTTCACGATCATCTCAATTTCATCCTAGCCTTGATCCTGCTATTTTGGAAGCTGATGCACATCGagctctcctcctcctcctggaTATTCTGCGAACAGCTTATGCCCATCGAGGGTCCTTCCTAGTTGGCACCATCAACTC TCTTGCAGCAGTTGTAAAGATCCGACCGATTTACTATGACCGCGTGTTGCCAGTTTTGCTTGATTTTGACCCTGGCTTGGAGACTGCAAAGGGGGCACATTCAGCAAGCCTGCGGTATGCTGTAAGAGCAGCTTTTTTGGGGTTTCTACGGAGTCCCCACCAGGCAATGATTGAG TCTAAAGACATATTGGTAAGGCGGCTGCGTGTTCTCAGCCCTGGTGAGGCAATGGAACAAAATattaggcaggcagagaagatgTCTAGAAATATAGAGCGTGCTTCTCGTGCTAGCAAG GATGAGTCTACATCATGGGAGATGCCTTATGGAGATATAAATCGGAAGAAACCTGCTGTTCGATCAAGTGATACTTTTACTACGTCTGATGGCATAGCTAAGAGAGCAAGATTTGACATGTCTGCCACTTCAAACCTGCCAGTTCTGGGATTGTCTGATTATTCTGATATGCAGGCTGACAATGATGCCAGTGTGGGTCATTCATCCGATCCAGCTATATTGAATAATGAAGTGTCTCCTGTCGAGAAGATGATTGAAATGATTGGCGCTTTGCTTGCTGAAGGAGAAAGAGGAGCTGAATCCTTGGGTATTCTTGTCTCAACAGTAGAGGCAGATGTCATGGCCGACATTGTGATAGAAACAATGAAACATCTACCGGAAGCTTCATTTCATTTAGCAACAAATAACGGTGTCCAGCAACTGAATTTTAAATATTCCTCTGGTCTCGTAACACAAAACCTTCCAGCCAATTCAGACTCCACACTATTCACTGCACAATCTACACCCACAGCAGATGGAGTCAGCATCTCACCATCTGATGCCTTTGTTATGACTAGCGTTCATGATGCTAAGCGTGATCCAAGAAGG GACCCTCGTCGCCTCGATCCGCGTCGGATAGTTTCATCTTCTGCTGTAAATTCGATACAGGTGAAGATGGAAACCAATAGTGTGCATCAAACAGATAATTTGTCGAACACACTCTACTCCAATTCTCGGAAGGCTGAAAACTATTCAGACTATCAAGGAGATTTACACAAAAATGAAGGTGAACAGCAGTCAGCTTCTCAACCTAATCAAACAATTGCCAAAGACAAGTTGGAGCTTCTGGATGTTGTCACTGAACCGGAGCCAACATTTGAAGTCGAGGCACCAGTGGATGTCAGGATTCATTCTTCTGATGTTGATGAAGATATAGTGAAACCCATGTCTTCAGTGGTTAATTCACTTGACGAATCCGATAGCATGGATTTAGAGGTTGACCCCTTTTTACCAGCTCCAAAGGCACCAACACCAGACGACACCAATGATGACTTGCCAATTATTACATCTCAGTTGGAATTAAGTGAAAAAGGGAAAATCTCAATTAACAAACTAGCCATTGGCCGGATACTTGATGATTACAAGAAAAATAGTTTCAATGCCAGATTTTCTTTGCTTGCTCATTTGATCGCGCAG AGTGCTGCTGATGATAACATTATGGATTTGATTCAGAGGCACATTATCTTTCACTCACATGATCAGGAG GGGTATGAACTGGCAATGCATGTGTTGTATCAGCTGCAGAGTATCAGTGTTGCTAATTCACCAGAAAGCTCTACCTCCACCTCTAAACATTACGAGAAGTTCTTTATATCACTT GCGAGGTCCTTGATTGATTCACTGCCTGCTTCAGACAAATCTTTTAGCAAACTTTTATGCGATGCACCATATCTACCTGAGTCTTTGTTTAGATTACTGGAGGATCTTTGCATGTCAGAAGACAACAGCCAACAATTAAAGGATGGAGATGGGGACCGTGTTACCCAAGGCCTGGGAACTGTATGGAGCCTTATCTTGGGTCGGCCTCCGCTTCGCCATGTTTGCTTGGATATTGCTCTGAAG TGTGCTGCCCACTCTCAAGATGAAGTCAGGGGAAAAGCAGTTAGATTG GTTGCAAAAAGGCTCTATGATCTAACATATGCAACAGAAAAAATAGAGCAGTTTGCCATAGAGAGCCTTGTGGGAGTTGCTAATGAGCATACTGTGGACACAGATATTAATTCGAAATCTTTGAAAGAATCGACAGCTGAG CAGATTGAGGTAGGTAGTCAGGGAACTTCAGTAAGTGGCTCCCAGATCCCAGATACTGAGTTCTCTGAAAATGGGCCATTCAAGACATCATCGGTTTCTACAAAACAGTCAGCAGTATCTGTATCTGAGGCAAAGCGGCGTACTTCTTTGTTCTTTGCACTTTGCACCAAG AGATCTAGTCTTCTTCAACATCTGTTCAATGCTTATGGAAGGTCCCCAAAAGTTGTCAAGCAG TGTATCCATTGGCATATGCCCAACCTTATAAGAAATCTGGGGCCCTCGTGTCCTGAATTGCTGAACATTATTCATAATCCACCTGAAGGCAGTGAACATCTTATTACCTTG ACACTGCAAACATTGACTGAAGATTCAAATCCCTCAGCTGACCTAGTTGCTGCTGTTAAACAATTATATAATACCAAGCTGAAG GATGCATCTATTCTGATTCCCTTACTGCCTTCATTTCCAAAGGAGGAG GTATTGCCTATATTTCCTAGGCTAGTTGATCTCCCGCTTGAGAGATTCCAAGACGTACTTGCTCGGATATTGCAG GGAACTGCTCATACTGGTCCAGCATTGACTCCTGCTGAAGTTCTCATTGCAATTCATGATATTAACCCTGAAAAAGATAAAGTTGCCCTAAAAAAG GTCACGGATGCTTGCACGGCTTGCTTTGAGCAACGCACGGTATTTACTCAGCAGGTTTTGGAGAAGTCACTTAATCAATTG GTTGACAGAATACCAATTCCTCTTCTTTTTATGAGAACAGTTATTCAAGCGCTTGATGCTTTTCCTGCTTTG GTTGATTTTGTCATGGGAATACTCTCCAGGCTCATCGATAAACAG ATATGGAAAATGCCGAAGCTCTGGGTTGGGTTTTTAAAATTGTCATTCCAGACTCAGCCACGTTCTTTTGATGTCTTATTACAG CTACCTCCACCACAACTTGAATTTATGTTGAATAAATATCCCAATCTTCGGACACCTCTTTCTTCCTTTGTTAATCAGCGGAATATGCATAACACCTTGCCCAG ACAGATTTTGAACATTCTGGGTATTTTTAGTGAAACACAGCAGGCACCGATGGCATTTGTGACAGCTACATTACAAACAGCGGATGCAACCACCTCTCTTCCTGGTGCAACTCTGATGTGA
- the LOC103651305 gene encoding uncharacterized protein isoform X3, which produces MPGPIATKLLALKFVETWILCCTPQANSDQVQPTEGKNWRFDTSRSSQFHPSLDPAILEADAHRALLLLLDILRTAYAHRGSFLVGTINSLAAVVKIRPIYYDRVLPVLLDFDPGLETAKGAHSASLRYAVRAAFLGFLRSPHQAMIESKDILVRRLRVLSPGEAMEQNIRQAEKMSRNIERASRASKDESTSWEMPYGDINRKKPAVRSSDTFTTSDGIAKRARFDMSATSNLPVLGLSDYSDMQADNDASVGHSSDPAILNNEVSPVEKMIEMIGALLAEGERGAESLGILVSTVEADVMADIVIETMKHLPEASFHLATNNGVQQLNFKYSSGLVTQNLPANSDSTLFTAQSTPTADGVSISPSDAFVMTSVHDAKRDPRRDPRRLDPRRIVSSSAVNSIQVKMETNSVHQTDNLSNTLYSNSRKAENYSDYQGDLHKNEGEQQSASQPNQTIAKDKLELLDVVTEPEPTFEVEAPVDVRIHSSDVDEDIVKPMSSVVNSLDESDSMDLEVDPFLPAPKAPTPDDTNDDLPIITSQLELSEKGKISINKLAIGRILDDYKKNSFNARFSLLAHLIAQSAADDNIMDLIQRHIIFHSHDQEGYELAMHVLYQLQSISVANSPESSTSTSKHYEKFFISLARSLIDSLPASDKSFSKLLCDAPYLPESLFRLLEDLCMSEDNSQQLKDGDGDRVTQGLGTVWSLILGRPPLRHVCLDIALKCAAHSQDEVRGKAVRLVAKRLYDLTYATEKIEQFAIESLVGVANEHTVDTDINSKSLKESTAEQIEVGSQGTSVSGSQIPDTEFSENGPFKTSSVSTKQSAVSVSEAKRRTSLFFALCTKRSSLLQHLFNAYGRSPKVVKQCIHWHMPNLIRNLGPSCPELLNIIHNPPEGSEHLITLTLQTLTEDSNPSADLVAAVKQLYNTKLKDASILIPLLPSFPKEEVLPIFPRLVDLPLERFQDVLARILQGTAHTGPALTPAEVLIAIHDINPEKDKVALKKVTDACTACFEQRTVFTQQVLEKSLNQLVDRIPIPLLFMRTVIQALDAFPALVDFVMGILSRLIDKQIWKMPKLWVGFLKLSFQTQPRSFDVLLQLPPPQLEFMLNKYPNLRTPLSSFVNQRNMHNTLPRQILNILGIFSETQQAPMAFVTATLQTADATTSLPGATLM; this is translated from the exons ATG CCAGGCCCTATTGCAACTAAACTACTTGCTCTAAAGTTTGTGGAAACATGGATTTTGTGTTGCACACCTCAAGCCAACAGTGACCAAGTACAGCCAACTGAGG GAAAAAACTGGAGATTTGATACTTCACGATCATCTCAATTTCATCCTAGCCTTGATCCTGCTATTTTGGAAGCTGATGCACATCGagctctcctcctcctcctggaTATTCTGCGAACAGCTTATGCCCATCGAGGGTCCTTCCTAGTTGGCACCATCAACTC TCTTGCAGCAGTTGTAAAGATCCGACCGATTTACTATGACCGCGTGTTGCCAGTTTTGCTTGATTTTGACCCTGGCTTGGAGACTGCAAAGGGGGCACATTCAGCAAGCCTGCGGTATGCTGTAAGAGCAGCTTTTTTGGGGTTTCTACGGAGTCCCCACCAGGCAATGATTGAG TCTAAAGACATATTGGTAAGGCGGCTGCGTGTTCTCAGCCCTGGTGAGGCAATGGAACAAAATattaggcaggcagagaagatgTCTAGAAATATAGAGCGTGCTTCTCGTGCTAGCAAG GATGAGTCTACATCATGGGAGATGCCTTATGGAGATATAAATCGGAAGAAACCTGCTGTTCGATCAAGTGATACTTTTACTACGTCTGATGGCATAGCTAAGAGAGCAAGATTTGACATGTCTGCCACTTCAAACCTGCCAGTTCTGGGATTGTCTGATTATTCTGATATGCAGGCTGACAATGATGCCAGTGTGGGTCATTCATCCGATCCAGCTATATTGAATAATGAAGTGTCTCCTGTCGAGAAGATGATTGAAATGATTGGCGCTTTGCTTGCTGAAGGAGAAAGAGGAGCTGAATCCTTGGGTATTCTTGTCTCAACAGTAGAGGCAGATGTCATGGCCGACATTGTGATAGAAACAATGAAACATCTACCGGAAGCTTCATTTCATTTAGCAACAAATAACGGTGTCCAGCAACTGAATTTTAAATATTCCTCTGGTCTCGTAACACAAAACCTTCCAGCCAATTCAGACTCCACACTATTCACTGCACAATCTACACCCACAGCAGATGGAGTCAGCATCTCACCATCTGATGCCTTTGTTATGACTAGCGTTCATGATGCTAAGCGTGATCCAAGAAGG GACCCTCGTCGCCTCGATCCGCGTCGGATAGTTTCATCTTCTGCTGTAAATTCGATACAGGTGAAGATGGAAACCAATAGTGTGCATCAAACAGATAATTTGTCGAACACACTCTACTCCAATTCTCGGAAGGCTGAAAACTATTCAGACTATCAAGGAGATTTACACAAAAATGAAGGTGAACAGCAGTCAGCTTCTCAACCTAATCAAACAATTGCCAAAGACAAGTTGGAGCTTCTGGATGTTGTCACTGAACCGGAGCCAACATTTGAAGTCGAGGCACCAGTGGATGTCAGGATTCATTCTTCTGATGTTGATGAAGATATAGTGAAACCCATGTCTTCAGTGGTTAATTCACTTGACGAATCCGATAGCATGGATTTAGAGGTTGACCCCTTTTTACCAGCTCCAAAGGCACCAACACCAGACGACACCAATGATGACTTGCCAATTATTACATCTCAGTTGGAATTAAGTGAAAAAGGGAAAATCTCAATTAACAAACTAGCCATTGGCCGGATACTTGATGATTACAAGAAAAATAGTTTCAATGCCAGATTTTCTTTGCTTGCTCATTTGATCGCGCAG AGTGCTGCTGATGATAACATTATGGATTTGATTCAGAGGCACATTATCTTTCACTCACATGATCAGGAG GGGTATGAACTGGCAATGCATGTGTTGTATCAGCTGCAGAGTATCAGTGTTGCTAATTCACCAGAAAGCTCTACCTCCACCTCTAAACATTACGAGAAGTTCTTTATATCACTT GCGAGGTCCTTGATTGATTCACTGCCTGCTTCAGACAAATCTTTTAGCAAACTTTTATGCGATGCACCATATCTACCTGAGTCTTTGTTTAGATTACTGGAGGATCTTTGCATGTCAGAAGACAACAGCCAACAATTAAAGGATGGAGATGGGGACCGTGTTACCCAAGGCCTGGGAACTGTATGGAGCCTTATCTTGGGTCGGCCTCCGCTTCGCCATGTTTGCTTGGATATTGCTCTGAAG TGTGCTGCCCACTCTCAAGATGAAGTCAGGGGAAAAGCAGTTAGATTG GTTGCAAAAAGGCTCTATGATCTAACATATGCAACAGAAAAAATAGAGCAGTTTGCCATAGAGAGCCTTGTGGGAGTTGCTAATGAGCATACTGTGGACACAGATATTAATTCGAAATCTTTGAAAGAATCGACAGCTGAG CAGATTGAGGTAGGTAGTCAGGGAACTTCAGTAAGTGGCTCCCAGATCCCAGATACTGAGTTCTCTGAAAATGGGCCATTCAAGACATCATCGGTTTCTACAAAACAGTCAGCAGTATCTGTATCTGAGGCAAAGCGGCGTACTTCTTTGTTCTTTGCACTTTGCACCAAG AGATCTAGTCTTCTTCAACATCTGTTCAATGCTTATGGAAGGTCCCCAAAAGTTGTCAAGCAG TGTATCCATTGGCATATGCCCAACCTTATAAGAAATCTGGGGCCCTCGTGTCCTGAATTGCTGAACATTATTCATAATCCACCTGAAGGCAGTGAACATCTTATTACCTTG ACACTGCAAACATTGACTGAAGATTCAAATCCCTCAGCTGACCTAGTTGCTGCTGTTAAACAATTATATAATACCAAGCTGAAG GATGCATCTATTCTGATTCCCTTACTGCCTTCATTTCCAAAGGAGGAG GTATTGCCTATATTTCCTAGGCTAGTTGATCTCCCGCTTGAGAGATTCCAAGACGTACTTGCTCGGATATTGCAG GGAACTGCTCATACTGGTCCAGCATTGACTCCTGCTGAAGTTCTCATTGCAATTCATGATATTAACCCTGAAAAAGATAAAGTTGCCCTAAAAAAG GTCACGGATGCTTGCACGGCTTGCTTTGAGCAACGCACGGTATTTACTCAGCAGGTTTTGGAGAAGTCACTTAATCAATTG GTTGACAGAATACCAATTCCTCTTCTTTTTATGAGAACAGTTATTCAAGCGCTTGATGCTTTTCCTGCTTTG GTTGATTTTGTCATGGGAATACTCTCCAGGCTCATCGATAAACAG ATATGGAAAATGCCGAAGCTCTGGGTTGGGTTTTTAAAATTGTCATTCCAGACTCAGCCACGTTCTTTTGATGTCTTATTACAG CTACCTCCACCACAACTTGAATTTATGTTGAATAAATATCCCAATCTTCGGACACCTCTTTCTTCCTTTGTTAATCAGCGGAATATGCATAACACCTTGCCCAG ACAGATTTTGAACATTCTGGGTATTTTTAGTGAAACACAGCAGGCACCGATGGCATTTGTGACAGCTACATTACAAACAGCGGATGCAACCACCTCTCTTCCTGGTGCAACTCTGATGTGA